A region from the Lentisphaera profundi genome encodes:
- a CDS encoding ThuA domain-containing protein produces MKNVLIVSGGWLGHKPYEFADFFEQLYKDQDFEVIHSHTLDSFNDLNFLKSFDILMPNWTMGEISDEQEHNISEAIKSGVNLVGIHGGAGDAFRSCLTYQWMLGGQFLAHPYVGEYEVRITQKDHPICLGISASFTVNTEQYYMLTEPSIKVLAETRYIYEDQTMIMPVAWVKNWGQGKVFYSTLGHEPCEYDKYPEMKQLLTQAIRFLT; encoded by the coding sequence ATGAAGAATGTACTCATTGTTTCAGGTGGTTGGTTGGGGCACAAGCCCTATGAATTTGCCGATTTTTTTGAACAGCTCTATAAAGATCAAGATTTTGAAGTGATCCACAGTCATACTCTGGATAGTTTTAATGATTTGAATTTTTTAAAAAGTTTCGACATTCTTATGCCCAATTGGACCATGGGGGAAATAAGTGATGAGCAAGAGCATAATATTTCCGAGGCTATAAAATCTGGTGTTAATTTAGTGGGCATTCACGGTGGTGCTGGCGATGCTTTCCGTTCCTGCTTAACTTATCAGTGGATGCTTGGAGGTCAGTTTCTTGCTCATCCTTATGTAGGAGAATACGAAGTGCGGATCACGCAAAAAGACCACCCCATATGTCTTGGAATAAGCGCTAGTTTCACTGTGAATACAGAACAGTATTATATGCTTACAGAGCCTTCAATAAAAGTTTTGGCAGAAACAAGATATATCTACGAAGATCAGACAATGATTATGCCTGTCGCTTGGGTAAAAAACTGGGGGCAGGGCAAAGTATTTTACTCAACTTTGGGGCATGAGCCTTGCGAATATGATAAGTACCCAGAAATGAAGCAATTATTGACCCAGGCCATTAGGTTTTTGACTTAG
- a CDS encoding LamG-like jellyroll fold domain-containing protein, with protein MNLVRKTFFASLYFATFASQAEDISKVHKGEEKFYKGSYGAPGDYILNGELIKDLPPPLEVPVHYKAPGFDASKLSPVPKVGIHPRIIIGPEDIERFKKIHKMGSKAPRIFKLQMEQMRRDAEKWKVPANFNYRTSPWGEDSKIAGWGLYALITEDQELGEKAAKATVEHALYLEGRVDILNTDPIAAPIKDVAYDFLRREVVFGQIAYHDAYYQGGKARVEQLYKKHGATLKGYDFSGTHLSLAFEYDYAYPFMSEQERTVVRRVISKCTLGKYTTGMQIPGQMYINNHMSGAANQIYLALAIEGEKGYDPRVAKMAEWSLKNKLSYDLSSDGITYENTKGFIPMLPVLAIAKRQGPNHPKNLLKHSHLLARANSNLQHARKIYYRFSTESRRRPDGKSLDKILTGLDEARYWMASGASGSGGHLEFWSVMKHFYPEDKLVDFVWNAKLPGSLSYFEGTPKDNWSGKIHHNWFSLKAINLLTATQMTDYNKLDNLDEFKDVEKFWFDDERGITSARNDWSADSMLFHLENRIDQYYMGHESPQHGDFQVWADGIPWVSNGGGYIDTSFRNMVTVDGLAGVYAPISGDWMTAKNTEIASNSVSEMTSAYQWRKSLNGLRYLDHPGLESMPSQMQPFAKEAYSLDRFSELAYLPKIREHYDGFAHLDYGPWHGETRGPEYYYKWNDPMDHVFRTTHFARGKRPYLLIFDDLRKADDQNHQFDWRMMITGDAAIYSSNPKAKGRQASKSTNGVIGTDLIFCMADKKINRQDGNAWGLRYIEMKPKPKKGDPMLLVRILWRNTNYVFPVPNVQRSYSWNMVSVPAFGKSPEYRVMVYPYKYGENLPTTEWSDDRTRLTVQIGENIDTYDFSQTDRERTVYSMKRNGKSIIDSNARPPKPIFDSSSKFTVDQNRPNWRAPQILVDTYPVKFKNIKPGAQVYYTLDGSEPNAQSAIYDGTLIINKSCTLKAKTYQADWRYGKENWSETVSIDFEKQAPKKALTSKPQSQGLLVKGYEIKTTKFDEKGFFQGDKNSLPNIQQYTPLMTHAVKGFYIPKMNNTVDSKWMTKAFYNFSGYIQVPESGTYSFELESAGPIDFKVSDQNIILVDKQYGLSYKKRYGDIALSKGTHKFDLTVCDPVFWKGDMEEDYKINLALKAPISIEYIALADSALSRNADKLKALSPSKFSQKNIAAEKLQVLPGLIQKRYDRLDIILTEEAKQAQGRSEAKLIAASGLALEYFDVSSAKPYSVTIADLMISSNSPRKLLEYEGYIRIGKDGVYEFDLAKGSENASQLIIANKVVVRRRVNADKVNGKIALSKGLHAFRFQIAMGSSLIRMKHESESDFQTLIPAALAYDSHYKLPKITTGRNKDLPAGLIAYMPCDKLDLGSSPVLDSKGASTVISGGQIINDGIRGKALGIYGEAGFISFSGLRQREDEFTISAWIKYKDKPQDIVLWGEAYGNLTLRCRANRFIANWNRNIGNVDVSLDKNKLPADKWFHIAATYGENVTIYFNGKKIAQKQVLNYSSRKGNGFFQGGKFMHCNNKPTAVDEVRLFDSALSAEEIKKVFNIDKK; from the coding sequence ATGAACTTAGTACGAAAAACCTTTTTTGCTTCTCTTTATTTTGCGACCTTCGCAAGCCAAGCTGAAGATATTTCAAAAGTCCATAAGGGTGAAGAAAAATTTTATAAGGGAAGTTACGGTGCTCCTGGTGATTACATCCTCAATGGCGAATTAATTAAAGATCTGCCTCCTCCCCTTGAAGTCCCTGTGCATTACAAAGCTCCAGGTTTTGATGCTTCAAAATTAAGTCCAGTACCCAAAGTGGGTATTCATCCAAGGATTATTATTGGTCCCGAGGATATCGAGCGCTTCAAAAAAATTCATAAAATGGGGTCAAAGGCACCACGTATTTTTAAACTTCAAATGGAGCAGATGCGTCGCGATGCAGAAAAGTGGAAAGTTCCGGCAAATTTCAATTACAGAACAAGCCCGTGGGGTGAAGACAGTAAAATCGCTGGTTGGGGCTTATATGCTTTGATCACTGAAGATCAGGAATTGGGTGAAAAAGCCGCAAAAGCTACTGTTGAGCACGCTCTCTATCTTGAGGGTCGAGTCGACATTCTCAACACAGATCCTATTGCAGCCCCCATAAAAGATGTGGCTTATGATTTCCTTCGTAGAGAAGTCGTTTTTGGGCAAATAGCTTATCACGATGCCTATTATCAAGGAGGAAAAGCAAGAGTAGAACAATTGTATAAGAAACATGGAGCTACTTTAAAAGGATATGACTTCAGTGGAACCCATTTATCTTTAGCCTTTGAATATGACTATGCTTATCCTTTCATGAGCGAGCAAGAGCGCACGGTTGTCCGTCGCGTGATTTCCAAATGCACTCTTGGTAAATATACCACTGGTATGCAAATTCCCGGTCAAATGTACATCAATAACCACATGTCTGGGGCCGCCAACCAAATCTACCTTGCCCTAGCTATTGAAGGCGAAAAGGGCTATGACCCCCGCGTCGCAAAAATGGCTGAATGGAGTTTAAAAAACAAACTTAGTTATGACTTATCGTCTGATGGTATCACCTATGAGAACACCAAAGGATTTATCCCCATGCTTCCAGTTCTTGCCATTGCTAAAAGACAGGGGCCCAATCATCCGAAAAATTTACTCAAGCATAGTCATCTTCTAGCAAGAGCCAATTCCAACCTCCAACACGCTAGAAAAATCTACTATCGTTTTTCTACCGAATCACGTCGCCGCCCCGATGGCAAAAGTCTTGATAAAATCCTCACTGGTTTAGATGAAGCACGCTATTGGATGGCGTCAGGCGCATCCGGCTCAGGTGGTCACCTTGAGTTCTGGTCAGTAATGAAGCATTTTTACCCAGAAGACAAGTTAGTGGATTTTGTCTGGAATGCTAAACTCCCAGGAAGTTTAAGCTATTTCGAGGGCACTCCAAAAGATAATTGGTCAGGGAAAATTCATCATAATTGGTTTTCACTTAAAGCTATAAACTTGCTCACAGCTACCCAAATGACTGATTATAATAAATTAGACAACTTGGATGAGTTTAAAGATGTAGAAAAGTTTTGGTTTGATGATGAACGTGGCATCACTTCTGCTCGCAACGACTGGTCAGCTGATTCCATGCTCTTTCACCTAGAGAATAGAATTGATCAGTATTACATGGGACATGAGTCACCTCAGCATGGAGATTTCCAAGTTTGGGCAGATGGTATCCCTTGGGTAAGCAATGGCGGTGGCTACATCGACACAAGTTTTAGAAATATGGTAACGGTAGATGGCCTCGCAGGTGTTTACGCACCCATTTCTGGAGATTGGATGACTGCAAAAAATACCGAAATTGCTTCTAATTCCGTATCTGAAATGACTTCCGCTTATCAATGGCGCAAAAGTCTTAATGGCCTGCGCTACCTCGATCATCCTGGCCTTGAATCCATGCCATCTCAAATGCAGCCATTTGCCAAGGAAGCCTATAGCCTAGATCGCTTTTCCGAGCTTGCCTACCTGCCAAAAATCCGCGAACACTACGATGGCTTTGCCCACCTAGATTACGGTCCTTGGCATGGTGAAACTCGTGGCCCCGAGTACTACTATAAATGGAATGATCCCATGGATCACGTTTTCCGTACAACTCACTTTGCACGTGGTAAAAGACCGTACTTACTTATTTTTGATGATTTACGAAAAGCAGATGACCAAAATCATCAATTTGATTGGCGCATGATGATCACTGGTGATGCCGCTATTTATAGCTCAAATCCCAAAGCAAAAGGTCGACAGGCAAGCAAGAGTACCAATGGTGTAATTGGAACAGATCTTATTTTCTGCATGGCTGACAAAAAAATAAATAGACAGGACGGCAACGCATGGGGCTTACGCTACATTGAAATGAAGCCTAAACCTAAGAAAGGGGATCCCATGCTTCTTGTGCGTATTCTTTGGAGAAATACTAATTATGTATTCCCAGTACCCAATGTGCAGCGCTCTTATTCCTGGAACATGGTTTCGGTCCCTGCCTTTGGTAAAAGCCCGGAATACCGCGTTATGGTTTATCCCTATAAATATGGTGAGAACCTGCCTACAACTGAGTGGTCTGATGACAGGACCCGCCTAACAGTCCAAATTGGCGAAAATATTGATACATATGACTTTAGCCAAACTGATCGCGAAAGAACAGTTTACTCAATGAAACGCAATGGCAAATCTATTATTGACTCCAACGCACGTCCACCAAAACCGATCTTTGACTCCAGTAGTAAATTCACCGTGGATCAAAACCGTCCAAATTGGCGCGCTCCGCAAATTTTGGTCGATACTTATCCAGTTAAATTTAAAAACATTAAACCAGGAGCTCAAGTCTATTACACCCTTGACGGTAGTGAACCAAATGCGCAGTCCGCAATTTACGATGGCACTTTGATTATCAATAAAAGCTGTACTCTAAAAGCCAAAACCTACCAGGCCGACTGGCGCTACGGGAAAGAGAATTGGAGTGAAACAGTAAGTATAGATTTCGAAAAACAAGCGCCTAAAAAAGCTTTGACATCAAAACCTCAATCACAGGGACTCTTAGTCAAAGGCTATGAGATAAAAACCACAAAGTTTGATGAGAAAGGCTTTTTCCAGGGAGATAAAAATTCACTTCCAAACATTCAACAATACACACCACTCATGACCCATGCGGTCAAAGGTTTTTACATCCCAAAAATGAACAATACGGTAGACAGCAAATGGATGACTAAAGCTTTCTACAATTTCAGTGGATACATCCAAGTACCTGAAAGTGGCACCTATTCCTTTGAACTAGAATCTGCCGGTCCCATTGACTTTAAAGTATCTGACCAAAACATCATTCTTGTTGACAAGCAATATGGTCTTTCCTACAAAAAACGCTATGGCGACATCGCACTCTCCAAAGGTACGCACAAGTTTGACCTCACGGTATGTGATCCAGTTTTCTGGAAAGGTGACATGGAAGAAGACTATAAAATAAATCTCGCTCTTAAAGCACCAATATCTATTGAATATATAGCTCTTGCTGATTCAGCCCTCAGTCGCAATGCCGACAAACTTAAGGCTTTGAGCCCTTCAAAGTTTAGTCAAAAAAATATTGCCGCAGAAAAGCTCCAGGTTCTTCCCGGACTCATTCAAAAAAGATATGATCGTCTCGACATCATCCTAACTGAAGAAGCTAAACAAGCTCAAGGTAGATCTGAAGCTAAACTCATAGCTGCCTCCGGCTTAGCTCTAGAGTATTTCGATGTGAGTTCCGCAAAACCCTACTCAGTAACAATTGCAGACCTAATGATAAGCAGTAATTCTCCTCGAAAACTGCTAGAGTACGAAGGCTACATTCGCATTGGCAAAGACGGCGTTTACGAATTTGATTTGGCTAAGGGTAGCGAAAATGCTTCTCAACTGATCATTGCCAACAAAGTAGTTGTCCGTCGCAGAGTTAACGCAGATAAAGTCAATGGCAAGATCGCTCTCAGCAAAGGGCTTCATGCTTTCCGTTTCCAAATTGCCATGGGCTCATCTCTCATACGAATGAAACATGAGAGTGAAAGCGACTTCCAAACTCTAATTCCCGCCGCCCTCGCCTATGATTCCCATTACAAACTCCCAAAAATTACCACTGGAAGAAACAAAGACTTACCAGCAGGTTTAATCGCTTATATGCCCTGTGATAAATTAGATCTGGGATCAAGCCCAGTTCTTGATAGCAAGGGTGCTTCTACAGTGATATCCGGTGGACAAATTATCAATGATGGAATCAGAGGCAAAGCTCTTGGTATTTATGGCGAGGCCGGCTTCATAAGCTTTAGCGGTCTACGTCAGCGTGAAGATGAATTCACTATTTCAGCTTGGATCAAATATAAAGATAAGCCTCAGGATATTGTTCTATGGGGAGAAGCCTATGGCAATCTGACTCTTCGTTGCCGCGCTAATCGTTTCATTGCCAATTGGAATAGAAATATTGGCAATGTTGATGTCAGCCTTGATAAAAACAAGCTTCCAGCAGATAAATGGTTTCATATAGCCGCTACTTATGGTGAAAATGTAACTATCTATTTTAATGGTAAAAAAATTGCTCAAAAGCAGGTACTGAATTACTCCAGTCGTAAGGGCAACGGTTTTTTCCAAGGCGGTAAATTTATGCACTGTAATAATAAGCCGACCGCAGTGGATGAAGTCCGCCTTTTTGATAGCGCGCTTAGTGCTGAAGAGATTAAAAAGGTTTTCAATATTGATAAAAAATAA
- a CDS encoding MFS transporter: MNKSHKDSIDFPLARKNIIWCQCLGMLPLMFLINGFMLNYCKKFGLSDSDVMLSLTVLPNILMVLLILPVANLSDKFGKKKIGNLTNILCPIAYLIILSASYFKEHFLLIISTGLIVYQLGHIFTVSNWFALMEPLIEKGKRGRFLAVLRTSWQVIALIATMLSSWAFSLSDDSNIYRSIIIILTLFCLIRAIFYGRIPEVKTSREKANKFSDACKHLLHNKKYIYFCIFCFLIAFLGSSLATTLNLYQIGALNFSESNVLTISYINMTGATAGFWLGVGSAINTLTIASLRYLP; encoded by the coding sequence ATGAATAAATCCCACAAGGACTCAATTGATTTTCCTTTAGCCCGAAAAAACATTATATGGTGCCAATGCCTTGGCATGCTCCCCCTGATGTTTCTCATCAATGGCTTTATGCTCAATTATTGTAAAAAGTTTGGTTTAAGCGACTCAGACGTCATGCTTTCACTTACTGTACTACCCAACATCTTGATGGTTCTACTCATCCTACCAGTGGCTAATCTTTCAGATAAATTTGGCAAAAAGAAAATAGGAAATCTCACCAATATTCTTTGCCCAATAGCCTATTTAATCATCTTGTCTGCTTCCTATTTTAAGGAACACTTTTTACTTATCATAAGTACTGGCTTAATCGTCTATCAATTGGGCCATATCTTTACCGTTTCTAATTGGTTTGCCCTTATGGAGCCACTCATCGAAAAAGGGAAACGCGGGCGCTTTCTCGCCGTTTTAAGAACATCTTGGCAAGTCATTGCTCTTATTGCCACGATGCTCTCTTCATGGGCTTTTTCTCTTTCAGATGATAGCAATATTTACCGTAGTATCATTATAATTTTAACACTCTTCTGCTTAATAAGAGCCATTTTCTATGGGCGTATTCCCGAAGTCAAAACCAGTAGAGAAAAAGCTAATAAATTTAGCGATGCTTGCAAACACCTTCTCCATAATAAAAAGTATATCTATTTTTGCATCTTTTGTTTTCTCATTGCCTTCTTAGGATCAAGCCTAGCCACCACTCTCAACCTCTACCAAATTGGTGCCTTAAACTTTAGCGAAAGCAATGTCCTCACCATTTCTTATATCAATATGACCGGCGCCACTGCTGGCTTTTGGCTAGGGGTTGGATCAGCGATAAATACTCTCACGATCGCCTCTTTAAGATATCTACCCTAG
- a CDS encoding arylsulfatase produces the protein MLSILKYLLILISLSALASDTKTNIIFILADDLGYGELGSYGQEKIQTPELDKMAASGIRFTNHYSGYTTCTMSRKVLMTGKHIANLPMGDKIPSITIAGLLKNAGYKTAMIGKWGMMGRPGHDNSPGEHGFDHVFTYDNQGFAHFYYPEFMWRNGEKVHYPTNKNLLTDEGYIKEKHHGVYSHDEFTKDALGFIEENKDTPFFLYLPYTIPHAEITVPHDSVEPYLKLNWPETPKIIGGGGSKDPGYGSQYVKGYCGQKYPHAAYAGMISRMDRDVGRILDLLKKLKIEENTLVLFGSDNGASPEGGQTLEFFQSSGKLRGDKRSIYEAGTRTPFIAYWPKTIQAGQVTDHISAYCDFMATACDLTGVDCPKDSDGVSYLPTLLGKHAQQAQRPYIFNAWKSWSSVRVKEWKLIANRKKDLSPAERFELYNLEKDEGEMKNLATQHPEKVQSLHKLINKVSKRDYTP, from the coding sequence ATGTTATCCATTTTAAAATATCTCTTGATTTTAATTTCTTTAAGCGCTTTAGCTTCAGATACAAAAACCAACATCATTTTTATCTTAGCAGATGATCTCGGCTATGGTGAACTCGGCTCTTATGGTCAAGAAAAAATCCAAACTCCAGAATTGGACAAAATGGCTGCTAGTGGCATTCGCTTTACTAATCACTACTCTGGTTACACCACCTGTACCATGTCACGCAAAGTTCTCATGACTGGAAAACATATCGCCAATCTTCCCATGGGTGATAAAATCCCTTCAATCACAATTGCTGGGCTGCTTAAGAATGCCGGATACAAAACAGCGATGATCGGCAAATGGGGCATGATGGGCCGTCCAGGCCACGACAATAGCCCAGGCGAACATGGTTTCGATCATGTCTTCACTTACGATAATCAGGGCTTCGCACACTTTTATTATCCCGAATTCATGTGGCGCAATGGCGAAAAAGTCCATTACCCCACCAACAAGAACTTACTTACAGATGAGGGCTACATTAAAGAAAAACACCATGGGGTTTACAGTCATGATGAATTTACCAAAGACGCATTAGGGTTTATCGAAGAAAATAAAGATACTCCTTTTTTCCTCTACCTGCCCTACACCATTCCCCATGCAGAGATCACTGTACCCCATGATTCTGTTGAACCCTATCTAAAACTCAATTGGCCTGAAACTCCAAAAATCATCGGTGGCGGTGGTTCAAAAGACCCCGGCTATGGCAGTCAGTACGTCAAAGGTTACTGCGGACAAAAATACCCCCACGCCGCCTACGCCGGAATGATCAGTCGCATGGATCGAGATGTGGGTCGTATCCTCGATCTACTCAAAAAACTCAAAATAGAAGAAAACACCCTCGTACTCTTTGGTAGCGATAACGGAGCTTCTCCCGAAGGCGGTCAAACGCTGGAGTTCTTTCAGAGTTCTGGCAAACTCCGAGGTGATAAGCGCAGTATTTATGAAGCAGGAACCCGCACACCTTTTATTGCTTACTGGCCTAAAACTATTCAAGCAGGTCAAGTCACGGATCATATAAGTGCCTATTGTGACTTCATGGCCACCGCCTGTGATCTGACTGGAGTTGATTGCCCTAAAGACAGCGATGGAGTGAGTTACCTCCCTACTCTACTAGGAAAACACGCGCAGCAAGCTCAGCGCCCTTATATTTTCAATGCCTGGAAATCTTGGTCATCCGTTCGCGTCAAAGAATGGAAGCTCATTGCCAATCGCAAAAAAGATTTAAGTCCCGCTGAACGCTTTGAACTCTATAATTTAGAAAAAGATGAAGGGGAAATGAAAAACCTGGCGACTCAACATCCCGAAAAGGTTCAGTCCCTGCACAAACTCATCAATAAGGTTTCCAAACGTGATTACACACCCTAA
- a CDS encoding AraC family transcriptional regulator, translating into MINYSDKLRLQLDFIKYYKSSQWSYQGIKQSSTIFYLILDGQGTIDFCGQEFDLNPGNMYVLPAGLEMNLNTAMYIEKVWGSFRFIIPPGFDLVHKLEKVYEIKKVFDPKVLKDCEYKAAHARSCLWQFIPHIQDLLCEYDLSIPSPRDQKLMNYINKNLDAQLRVQDIARHVGMSHEALSRDFKKKYKLNLKQYINQRLNQEICTFIKNENRKYHHIAKEFNFVDEAYFYQFFKRMNKCTPTEYLAYSPY; encoded by the coding sequence ATGATTAATTATTCAGATAAGCTTCGTTTACAGCTTGATTTCATTAAATATTACAAGAGTTCTCAGTGGTCTTATCAAGGTATTAAACAAAGCTCAACGATCTTTTATTTAATACTCGATGGACAAGGGACAATTGACTTTTGTGGGCAAGAATTTGATTTGAATCCAGGCAATATGTATGTTCTACCAGCCGGCTTAGAAATGAATTTAAATACAGCTATGTATATAGAGAAAGTGTGGGGTTCCTTTCGCTTTATTATTCCGCCGGGTTTTGATCTTGTGCATAAGCTAGAAAAAGTCTATGAAATTAAAAAAGTTTTTGATCCAAAAGTTCTAAAAGACTGCGAATATAAAGCCGCTCATGCGCGATCTTGTCTGTGGCAGTTTATTCCTCATATACAAGACTTATTATGCGAGTATGACTTAAGTATACCTAGTCCAAGAGATCAAAAATTGATGAATTACATTAATAAAAATTTGGATGCCCAGTTACGCGTTCAGGATATAGCTCGACATGTGGGAATGAGTCATGAAGCACTATCGAGAGATTTTAAAAAGAAATACAAGCTTAATCTCAAGCAATATATCAATCAGCGACTCAATCAGGAGATCTGTACCTTTATTAAAAATGAAAATCGTAAATACCACCACATAGCGAAAGAATTTAATTTTGTGGACGAAGCTTACTTCTATCAATTTTTTAAGCGTATGAACAAATGCACACCAACAGAGTACCTTGCTTATTCTCCTTACTAA
- a CDS encoding phytanoyl-CoA dioxygenase family protein has product MNNLLNSKEMALFTKQGFLRFDEMIDTDLCKEFFSYMENPESKQYQPQGQLLWDVWDEKSPIGKIIHHPDMIKLIHSLVGKKPRYDHHFPHKTHPGKGLQHLHQDAEYDMREHQFDIQISLYPQDTTLEMGGTRFLPSSHFRKVNEATIGRYQHIRGMQQMVCKAGTVLVWHTGLWHAAQPNISENKTRYMFKLRLNPMEKQQRLFDTFDLNDVEVSQILNQTYLWHGQSHRRELFNRIKFWRYISDQPDYDLDMWMTRNENSTHYYKRSQVT; this is encoded by the coding sequence ATGAATAATTTACTCAATTCAAAAGAAATGGCATTATTCACAAAGCAAGGCTTTTTACGCTTTGATGAAATGATTGATACAGATCTCTGTAAAGAATTTTTTAGCTATATGGAAAACCCCGAGTCAAAACAGTATCAGCCACAGGGACAATTATTGTGGGATGTTTGGGATGAAAAAAGTCCCATAGGAAAAATTATTCATCATCCTGACATGATAAAACTCATTCATAGCCTCGTAGGAAAAAAGCCTCGCTATGACCATCACTTTCCCCATAAGACTCACCCCGGAAAAGGCCTGCAACACCTGCACCAAGATGCTGAGTACGACATGAGAGAACATCAATTCGATATTCAGATCTCTCTTTACCCGCAAGATACCACCTTGGAGATGGGAGGCACGCGCTTTTTACCTTCAAGCCATTTTAGAAAAGTGAATGAAGCTACCATCGGGCGCTACCAGCATATTCGCGGTATGCAGCAGATGGTTTGCAAAGCCGGCACCGTTCTGGTTTGGCATACTGGCCTCTGGCATGCGGCTCAGCCAAATATCAGTGAAAATAAAACTCGCTATATGTTTAAATTACGCCTCAACCCCATGGAAAAGCAGCAAAGACTTTTTGATACTTTCGATCTCAATGATGTCGAGGTATCACAAATTCTTAATCAAACTTATCTATGGCATGGCCAAAGTCACCGTCGTGAACTCTTCAATCGCATTAAGTTTTGGCGCTATATAAGTGATCAGCCAGACTACGATTTGGATATGTGGATGACGAGAAATGAAAACAGCACTCATTATTACAAGCGATCACAAGTCACCTAA